One genomic segment of Amycolatopsis sp. WQ 127309 includes these proteins:
- the tkt gene encoding transketolase, producing MTRSATTVPRRDPSLLPPVADAAGWTEVDVRAVDTVRVLAADAVQQAGSGHPGTAMSLAPLAYLLFQQVMRHDPADDQWLGRDRFVLSCGHTSLTLYLQLYLSGYGLELADLQQLRTWNSATPGHPEHRHTRGVEITTGPLGQGFASAVGMAIAARRERGLLDPDAEAGRSPFDHHVYVLASDGDMMEGITAEAASLAGHQELGNLVAFYDANHISIEDDTDISFSEDVAARYAAYGWHVQTVDWTSTGRYVEDVEAVLAATEAAKAETGRPSLIVLRTIIGWPAPTKQNTGAAHGSALGDDEVAAVKTLLGFDPGQSFVVEDEVLAHARKAADRGRAAHERWDRGYARWRESNPDRAALLDRLQAQRFPEGWTDALPVFPAGTKGMATRKASGQILTALAPVLPELWGGSADLAVSNNTTMEGEPSFTPAGKQTAQWRGGPYGRTLHFGIREHAMAAILNGIALQSLTRPYGGTFLVFSDYQRPAIRLAALMQLPATFVWTHDSIGLGEDGPTHQPVEHLAALRAIPGLDVVRPGDANETAACWRRILENRDRPAGLALTRQDVPVLDRGLGGVASADGAARGGYVLVGSDTPEVILVATGSEVQIALDARALLAEDGVTARVVSMPCREWFAEQDLSYQDDVLPPAVRARVSVEAAVAQGWRDVVGDAGRIVSLEHFGASADYRRLYDEFGITAAAVAAAAHDSLRDAAGTPRLGGAQQAAAPTTGGTGDRPA from the coding sequence ATGACACGTTCGGCTACGACCGTTCCGCGGCGCGACCCGTCGCTGCTCCCGCCCGTGGCGGACGCCGCCGGCTGGACCGAGGTCGACGTCCGCGCCGTGGACACCGTCCGGGTGCTCGCCGCGGACGCCGTCCAGCAGGCCGGCAGCGGACACCCGGGGACCGCGATGAGCCTGGCACCGCTGGCCTACCTGCTGTTCCAGCAGGTGATGCGCCACGATCCCGCCGACGACCAGTGGCTCGGCCGCGACCGGTTCGTCCTGTCCTGCGGTCACACCAGCCTGACGCTCTACCTGCAGCTCTACCTGAGTGGCTACGGACTGGAGCTGGCCGACCTGCAGCAGCTGCGCACCTGGAACTCCGCCACGCCCGGGCACCCGGAGCACCGGCACACCCGCGGCGTGGAGATCACCACCGGCCCGCTCGGGCAGGGTTTCGCCAGTGCGGTGGGCATGGCCATCGCCGCGCGACGGGAACGCGGCCTCCTCGACCCGGACGCCGAGGCCGGCCGGAGCCCGTTCGACCACCACGTGTACGTCCTCGCCTCCGACGGCGACATGATGGAAGGCATCACCGCCGAGGCGGCGTCCCTGGCCGGCCACCAAGAGCTCGGCAACCTCGTCGCCTTCTACGACGCGAACCACATCTCCATCGAAGACGACACCGACATCTCCTTCAGCGAAGACGTCGCTGCCCGTTACGCGGCCTACGGCTGGCATGTCCAAACCGTCGACTGGACCAGCACGGGCCGCTACGTCGAAGACGTGGAAGCCGTCCTCGCGGCCACCGAAGCGGCCAAGGCCGAAACCGGCCGACCGTCACTCATCGTGCTGCGCACCATCATCGGCTGGCCCGCACCCACGAAGCAGAACACCGGCGCGGCCCACGGCTCCGCGCTCGGCGACGACGAAGTCGCCGCCGTCAAGACGCTGCTCGGCTTCGACCCGGGCCAGAGCTTCGTGGTGGAGGACGAGGTGCTCGCGCACGCCCGGAAGGCCGCGGACCGCGGTCGGGCTGCCCACGAGCGCTGGGATCGCGGCTACGCGCGCTGGCGCGAGAGCAATCCCGATCGGGCCGCGCTGCTCGACCGGTTGCAGGCCCAGCGGTTCCCGGAAGGGTGGACCGACGCGCTTCCGGTGTTCCCCGCCGGCACCAAGGGAATGGCCACCCGCAAGGCTTCCGGTCAGATCCTCACCGCGTTGGCGCCGGTCCTGCCGGAGCTGTGGGGCGGCTCGGCGGACCTGGCCGTCAGCAACAACACCACGATGGAAGGCGAACCGTCGTTCACCCCGGCGGGCAAGCAGACCGCGCAGTGGCGCGGCGGTCCTTACGGCCGCACACTGCACTTCGGGATCCGCGAACACGCCATGGCCGCCATCCTCAACGGCATCGCGTTGCAGAGCCTGACCCGTCCCTACGGCGGCACCTTCCTGGTCTTCAGCGACTACCAGCGGCCCGCGATCCGGCTGGCCGCGCTGATGCAGCTGCCCGCCACCTTCGTCTGGACGCACGACTCGATCGGTCTCGGCGAAGACGGGCCGACCCACCAGCCCGTCGAGCACCTCGCCGCGCTGCGCGCGATCCCGGGCCTGGACGTCGTGCGCCCGGGTGACGCGAACGAGACCGCCGCCTGCTGGCGCCGCATCCTGGAAAACCGGGACCGTCCCGCCGGTCTGGCCTTGACACGCCAGGACGTCCCGGTGCTGGATCGCGGTCTCGGGGGTGTCGCATCCGCAGATGGTGCTGCCCGCGGAGGTTACGTCCTCGTCGGCTCCGACACCCCCGAGGTCATCCTGGTCGCGACCGGCTCGGAAGTTCAGATCGCTCTCGACGCCCGTGCACTGCTGGCCGAAGACGGCGTCACCGCCCGCGTGGTGTCGATGCCGTGCCGGGAGTGGTTCGCGGAGCAGGACCTGTCCTATCAGGACGACGTGCTGCCGCCTGCGGTGCGAGCCCGGGTGAGCGTCGAAGCCGCGGTCGCGCAGGGCTGGCGTGATGTGGTCGGCGACGCCGGCCGGATCGTGTCGCTGGAGCACTTCGGCGCATCCGCCGACTACCGGCGGCTCTACGACGAATTCGGCATCACCGCCGCCGCTGTCGCCGCCGCGGCGCACGACAGCCTGCGTGACGCAGCCGGTACCCCGCGCCTCGGCGGAGCGCAGCAGGCGGCCGCGCCCACCACCGGCGGAACCGGCGACCGGCCCGCTTGA
- a CDS encoding Asp23/Gls24 family envelope stress response protein, producing the protein MTIPATITTPAQAVEIEKATAGRLSSTQGTTTIADTVVAKVAGLAAREVSGVHALGGGAARAFGAIRERIAGASASVSQGVSVEVGDTQAAVDLQILVEYGVSIADLSRSVRTNVISAIEQTTGLDVVEVNINVSDVHIPGQDEDDTTPAETGRVL; encoded by the coding sequence ATGACCATCCCCGCCACCATCACCACGCCCGCCCAGGCCGTCGAGATCGAGAAGGCCACCGCCGGCAGGCTGTCGTCCACGCAGGGCACCACCACCATCGCCGACACCGTCGTGGCGAAGGTCGCCGGTCTGGCCGCTCGCGAGGTTTCCGGCGTCCACGCCCTCGGCGGCGGCGCGGCCCGCGCGTTCGGCGCGATCCGCGAGCGCATCGCCGGCGCGTCCGCCTCGGTCTCCCAAGGCGTCTCGGTCGAGGTCGGCGACACCCAGGCCGCCGTGGACCTGCAGATCCTCGTCGAGTACGGCGTGTCCATCGCCGACCTCTCCCGCTCGGTCCGCACCAACGTCATCTCGGCCATCGAGCAGACCACCGGCCTGGACGTCGTCGAGGTGAACATCAACGTCTCCGACGTCCACATCCCCGGGCAGGACGAGGACGACACCACCCCGGCCGAGACCGGCCGAGTGCTGTGA
- a CDS encoding Asp23/Gls24 family envelope stress response protein, protein MTTTVPRATPRTDGLEERGRLTISDTTVERIAAHAVTEVEGVGGAASRVLGVAVGGENPGTTAKVTAKVSGGTAALDVRLSVAYPASVGETTGNARRHLMRRVGEFTGLSVSRVDITVTALRSATTETRRVR, encoded by the coding sequence ATGACGACCACCGTGCCGAGAGCCACACCGCGAACGGACGGCCTGGAAGAGCGGGGCCGGCTCACCATCTCCGACACCACCGTCGAACGGATCGCGGCGCACGCCGTGACCGAGGTCGAGGGCGTCGGCGGCGCCGCGAGCCGCGTGCTCGGCGTAGCCGTGGGCGGTGAAAACCCGGGCACCACCGCCAAGGTCACCGCGAAGGTCAGCGGCGGCACCGCCGCGCTCGACGTCCGGTTGTCCGTCGCCTACCCCGCCTCGGTCGGTGAGACCACCGGCAACGCCCGCCGGCACCTGATGCGCCGCGTCGGCGAGTTCACCGGCCTCTCGGTGTCCCGAGTGGACATCACCGTCACCGCACTGCGTTCCGCGACCACCGAGACGAGGAGGGTTCGATGA
- a CDS encoding DUF6286 domain-containing protein gives MKRRTRRGVPATLTAVVLLAACVVVAVVAIQMIAGATPWLSYPSVARTLHDAHWNDPVPAVAGGVSALLGVILLLAAMLPGRLTVLPLEGEVDSGASRRSYRSTLRSAASTVDGVSRARVKLRRRSISAEVTTGRTNTDGLADAVSRAIERRLDQLTPVARPAVRVRVHAARSTS, from the coding sequence ATGAAACGCCGGACCCGCCGCGGTGTTCCCGCGACCCTCACCGCGGTCGTCCTGCTCGCCGCGTGCGTGGTGGTCGCCGTGGTCGCCATCCAGATGATCGCCGGTGCGACCCCCTGGCTGAGTTACCCGTCCGTCGCCCGCACCCTGCACGACGCCCACTGGAACGACCCGGTTCCCGCCGTCGCGGGCGGAGTTTCCGCGTTGCTGGGCGTGATCCTGCTGCTGGCGGCGATGCTGCCGGGCAGGCTCACCGTGCTGCCGCTGGAGGGTGAAGTGGACTCCGGTGCCTCGCGGCGCAGCTACCGCTCGACCCTGCGCAGCGCGGCGTCCACAGTGGATGGTGTGTCCAGAGCGAGGGTGAAGCTGCGTCGTCGCAGCATCTCCGCCGAGGTGACCACGGGGCGTACGAACACCGACGGCCTCGCCGACGCCGTCAGCCGCGCGATCGAGCGCCGGCTCGACCAGCTCACCCCCGTCGCCCGCCCGGCCGTCAGGGTCCGGGTGCACGCCGCCAGGAGCACGTCATGA
- a CDS encoding alkaline shock response membrane anchor protein AmaP, which translates to MTNRPAALNRALLAFVGSVLLAAGAFAVLTHFGTLPAPDRGSALVPGPANPPTWALYVITAVAVVLGFALLRWLAAQLVRKPKTHSWRWEAASESGRTELAASAAAEPFVDEVKSYPGVHAAHATLAGTRDTPALALVISAEHDGDLTTIRHRLEIEGLPRLRQALDLEALPVTVEFRFSTKNGARTGERRTTLPEFTS; encoded by the coding sequence ATGACCAACCGTCCCGCGGCCCTCAACCGCGCTCTGCTCGCGTTCGTCGGCTCAGTGCTCCTCGCAGCCGGCGCGTTCGCCGTGTTGACGCACTTCGGCACGCTCCCGGCGCCCGATCGGGGTTCCGCGCTCGTACCCGGCCCCGCGAACCCGCCGACCTGGGCCCTGTACGTGATCACCGCGGTCGCTGTCGTCCTCGGCTTCGCGCTGCTGCGCTGGCTCGCCGCGCAGCTGGTCCGCAAGCCCAAGACCCATTCGTGGCGCTGGGAAGCCGCCTCGGAGTCCGGCCGCACCGAACTGGCCGCGAGCGCCGCGGCCGAGCCGTTCGTCGACGAGGTCAAGTCCTACCCAGGTGTGCACGCCGCCCACGCCACCCTCGCCGGAACGCGCGACACCCCGGCGTTGGCGCTGGTCATCAGCGCCGAGCACGACGGCGACCTCACGACGATCCGCCACCGGCTCGAGATCGAGGGTCTCCCCCGGTTGCGGCAGGCCCTCGATCTCGAGGCCCTGCCGGTGACCGTCGAGTTCCGCTTCTCCACCAAGAACGGTGCCCGCACTGGCGAACGGCGGACGACCTTGCCAGAATTCACGTCATGA
- a CDS encoding chemotaxis protein CheB yields the protein MSPAEPTRNPVAGPRGSPGTPVPGSGPDPFALRFPVVALVTSAGGLDALTQVLAPLPADLPAAVIVAQHQSPDRASELTEILRRRTALPVRQGRDNDELTPGTVLVAPAAHHVLVTPHARIGLLDVGRLPPARPSLDLLLATLAVTCGPRALAVVLTGRGTDAQAGIRAVSHCGGTVFAQDHASSAHFGMPGAAIDTDLVHDVLDLADIAAAIRTHVAHHRR from the coding sequence ATGAGCCCGGCCGAGCCGACCCGAAACCCCGTTGCCGGGCCGCGCGGATCGCCCGGCACGCCAGTGCCCGGTTCCGGCCCCGACCCGTTCGCGCTGCGATTCCCGGTGGTCGCCTTGGTCACGTCCGCAGGAGGCCTGGACGCCCTCACCCAGGTGCTCGCCCCGCTGCCCGCCGACCTGCCCGCCGCGGTGATCGTCGCCCAGCACCAAAGCCCCGACCGCGCCAGCGAGCTCACCGAAATCCTGCGCCGACGAACCGCGCTTCCCGTCCGCCAAGGCCGCGACAACGACGAGCTCACCCCCGGTACCGTGCTCGTCGCTCCCGCCGCGCACCACGTGCTGGTCACTCCGCACGCCCGTATCGGCCTGCTCGACGTCGGGCGGCTGCCACCGGCCCGCCCCTCCCTCGACCTCCTGCTCGCCACCCTCGCCGTCACCTGCGGCCCCCGGGCTCTCGCCGTCGTCCTCACCGGCCGGGGTACCGACGCCCAGGCCGGAATCCGAGCCGTCAGCCACTGCGGTGGCACCGTCTTCGCGCAGGACCACGCTTCGTCCGCGCACTTCGGCATGCCCGGCGCCGCCATCGACACCGACCTCGTCCACGACGTCCTCGACCTCGCCGACATCGCCGCCGCCATCCGGACGCACGTCGCGCACCACCGGCGTTGA
- a CDS encoding STAS domain-containing protein, whose amino-acid sequence MDRSGNRHLCSANAPPEGASSLRLQTEHLPCAVVLTVGGDIDLSGIGALSTALAEAILQESPLLVVDLTPARFLSCGGISVLVAAHHLTSDETRLVVVASSRATWRPLRLTGVDRLLSVHDDLQDALR is encoded by the coding sequence GTGGATCGTTCCGGAAATCGTCATCTCTGTTCGGCGAACGCCCCGCCCGAAGGCGCTTCGTCGCTCCGGCTCCAGACCGAACACCTGCCCTGCGCAGTAGTGCTCACCGTCGGCGGTGACATCGATCTGTCGGGCATCGGTGCGCTCAGCACGGCTCTTGCCGAGGCGATCCTGCAGGAATCGCCACTGCTCGTCGTGGACCTCACCCCGGCCCGGTTCCTGTCCTGTGGCGGAATCTCAGTCCTCGTCGCCGCTCATCACCTGACGAGCGACGAGACGCGCCTGGTCGTCGTCGCTTCGTCGCGGGCGACTTGGCGCCCCCTTCGCCTGACGGGCGTCGATCGGCTCCTCAGCGTGCACGACGACCTGCAAGACGCGCTGCGATAG
- a CDS encoding DUF2188 domain-containing protein, with product MHTYYENGTWKNRIEGGVRASNVVRRRTDAVLAGRSMARKRRVDHLIHAPDGPVESAKTFRIVARSG from the coding sequence GTGCACACCTACTACGAGAACGGCACCTGGAAGAACCGCATCGAAGGCGGCGTCAGAGCGTCCAACGTGGTGCGCCGCCGGACCGACGCCGTTCTCGCCGGGCGATCGATGGCCCGGAAGCGGCGGGTCGACCACCTCATCCACGCCCCGGACGGACCCGTCGAATCGGCGAAGACGTTTCGCATCGTTGCGCGAAGTGGCTAG
- a CDS encoding STAS domain-containing protein, translating to MHLKINSARPGTAIVMARGEIDMMTAPIFGDALGAVCRTAPSHLIVDLSDVEFVSLSGITALLELERHCRDATVDLSVVASPVVRHILEVLDLDKWFLVTGNTHCSVA from the coding sequence TTGCACCTGAAGATCAACTCGGCCCGGCCCGGTACGGCGATCGTCATGGCGCGCGGCGAGATCGACATGATGACAGCGCCGATCTTCGGCGACGCACTCGGCGCCGTCTGCCGGACCGCACCGTCGCACCTGATCGTCGACCTGAGTGACGTCGAGTTCGTGTCACTGTCCGGCATCACCGCACTGCTGGAACTGGAACGTCATTGCCGCGACGCCACCGTCGACCTTTCCGTGGTCGCTTCGCCCGTCGTTCGCCACATCCTCGAAGTGCTCGACTTGGACAAGTGGTTTCTCGTGACCGGCAACACCCATTGCAGTGTTGCCTGA
- a CDS encoding FkbM family methyltransferase has translation MVTRDSRWAAGEAHYLYHEIFTHDDYLLDLPELRPDAVVVDAGANIGMFALRIIRACPAAQLTLVEPVPATCCLLRANTADIDAEGLRVFETALGEHRGRTVLTAYEHLTANSTGRPQEKPSQWVADMRKTQENPRLADEMLSTTLVEVDVVRLSTVLPSTPARIDLVKIDVEGAELEVLQGIDEPDWPRIDAIVVEVHDVDDRLPAIERLLLRHGFSCTVRVPAMMSPDLRHHIVTAQRA, from the coding sequence GTGGTCACGAGAGACAGCCGGTGGGCCGCGGGTGAGGCCCACTACCTCTACCACGAGATCTTCACGCACGACGACTACCTGCTCGATCTGCCGGAACTGCGGCCGGACGCGGTTGTCGTGGACGCGGGCGCGAACATCGGCATGTTCGCGCTCCGCATCATCCGAGCGTGCCCGGCGGCCCAGCTCACTCTGGTCGAACCCGTTCCCGCGACGTGCTGCCTGCTGCGTGCCAACACCGCCGACATCGACGCGGAAGGTCTGCGCGTCTTCGAGACGGCACTCGGCGAACACCGCGGCCGTACCGTGCTGACCGCCTACGAGCACCTGACGGCGAATTCGACGGGGCGACCGCAGGAGAAACCGTCTCAGTGGGTGGCAGACATGCGGAAGACACAGGAAAATCCGCGCCTGGCCGACGAAATGCTGAGCACCACCTTGGTCGAGGTCGACGTGGTGCGGTTGTCCACCGTGCTGCCGTCGACCCCGGCACGGATAGATCTGGTGAAGATCGACGTGGAAGGCGCCGAACTGGAAGTGCTGCAAGGCATCGACGAGCCCGACTGGCCACGGATCGACGCGATCGTCGTCGAAGTGCACGACGTCGACGACCGCCTTCCGGCGATCGAGCGGCTGCTCCTGCGGCACGGGTTTTCCTGCACGGTACGGGTTCCGGCGATGATGTCCCCGGACCTGCGCCACCACATCGTGACCGCGCAACGGGCGTGA
- a CDS encoding glycosyltransferase has translation MLTDVLTPHNRWDLLSGYPRQRPTVTVIVTHFEQHHLLARMAKALRNQTLPPSQVVLADDGSAVTPVFAVPDVETLVVAQPDQGFRAGTVRNLAARHSTGEVLVFLDADTVPEPGYLEEAVRHIVLCPDVLAVGRRRHASFTGLADDAQPDAANALTEPAWLQDGYAASENLLHSDGRSFRFVIGAVLSCRRDLFFDLAGFDERFVGYGGEDWDFAYRAWNAGAVLVHERAAVAWHDGPDWGARGEGTEVMDLQSARLAAVIPEPATRGAPMPGGIFDVLATVSAGGDFGRVVRTVHSLLRQSHRDLGVRLPVDDERLLEAYAGIVRTDQWTEDQLRRARVRIDVHGPLPASAVHQAVELIAGADLGRVDLVREGELLGVAWSTRVVGRARRWASRFGFDEVLGSAFGRERLSLCADRDHHRTLAGFFASWP, from the coding sequence GTGCTGACCGACGTGCTGACTCCCCACAACCGGTGGGATCTGCTGAGCGGCTACCCGCGACAACGGCCCACCGTCACCGTCATCGTCACGCACTTCGAACAACACCACTTGCTGGCGCGGATGGCCAAGGCCCTGCGCAACCAGACCTTGCCGCCCTCTCAGGTGGTCCTGGCCGACGACGGTTCGGCGGTCACACCGGTGTTCGCCGTACCGGACGTCGAAACCCTCGTGGTGGCCCAACCCGACCAAGGCTTCCGCGCCGGGACGGTCCGGAACCTGGCGGCACGTCACAGCACCGGTGAGGTACTGGTCTTCCTCGACGCCGACACCGTGCCCGAGCCCGGCTACCTCGAAGAGGCCGTGCGTCACATAGTGCTCTGTCCCGACGTGCTGGCCGTGGGCCGTCGCCGGCATGCCTCGTTCACCGGACTGGCGGACGACGCGCAGCCCGACGCGGCGAACGCGTTGACCGAACCGGCCTGGCTGCAAGATGGCTACGCCGCCTCCGAAAACCTTCTTCATTCCGACGGTCGCAGCTTCCGGTTCGTGATCGGGGCGGTGCTGTCGTGCCGGCGGGACCTGTTCTTCGACCTCGCCGGGTTCGACGAGCGGTTCGTCGGCTACGGCGGTGAGGACTGGGACTTCGCCTACCGGGCGTGGAACGCGGGCGCGGTCCTCGTCCACGAGCGCGCCGCGGTCGCGTGGCACGACGGTCCGGACTGGGGTGCGCGGGGAGAAGGGACCGAGGTGATGGACCTGCAGAGCGCGCGGCTGGCCGCGGTGATCCCCGAACCGGCCACCCGGGGCGCCCCCATGCCCGGAGGCATCTTCGACGTGCTTGCCACCGTGTCCGCCGGTGGCGACTTCGGCCGCGTCGTGCGCACCGTCCATTCGCTGCTCCGTCAGAGCCACCGCGATCTGGGCGTCCGGCTCCCCGTTGACGACGAGCGGCTGCTGGAGGCCTACGCGGGAATCGTGCGCACGGATCAGTGGACGGAGGACCAGCTTCGCCGGGCGCGGGTCCGCATCGACGTGCACGGACCGCTGCCGGCGTCGGCCGTCCACCAGGCCGTGGAGCTGATCGCCGGGGCCGACCTCGGCCGCGTCGATCTGGTCCGGGAAGGCGAACTGCTGGGCGTGGCGTGGTCGACCCGCGTCGTCGGCCGCGCACGCCGCTGGGCGAGCCGCTTCGGGTTCGACGAGGTTCTCGGCAGTGCTTTCGGCCGGGAGCGGCTGTCCCTCTGTGCGGACCGTGATCACCACCGGACTCTGGCCGGGTTCTTCGCGTCGTGGCCGTGA
- a CDS encoding glycosyltransferase family 1 protein, whose translation MPGAPEGQWWPHRMLEPAWLHAHHRRFDLLHLHFGYEHLALEELRAVVEALRAHAKPLVLTVHDLRNPHQVDPGPHRAALDLLVPAADAVITLTPGAAERIGAVWGRTATVIPHPYVVGPTRAGRPDTRDHRDEFVVGVHAKSMRANCDAVAVAERLARTVSTLPGARLVVHAHDDEGGRSAAEDLRERGVPVTVRPPFSDDELFGYLEDLDVSVLPHKFGTHSGWLEACHDLGTTVLAPDCGFYQEQAPCLLYHRTETALDHGSLDDALRQAFAQRPRWRADPRRRAADRVAIADAHDLLYRAVARAREPAAVVPW comes from the coding sequence GTGCCCGGCGCGCCCGAGGGGCAGTGGTGGCCCCACCGGATGCTGGAGCCGGCGTGGCTGCACGCGCACCACCGCCGTTTCGACCTGCTGCACCTGCACTTCGGCTACGAGCACCTCGCCCTCGAAGAGCTGCGGGCGGTGGTCGAAGCCCTCCGCGCGCACGCGAAACCACTCGTGCTGACCGTGCACGACCTGCGCAATCCCCACCAGGTCGACCCGGGTCCGCACCGTGCCGCGCTCGACCTCCTGGTGCCCGCGGCCGACGCCGTGATCACCCTGACCCCGGGAGCCGCCGAGCGGATCGGCGCCGTGTGGGGACGCACGGCGACCGTCATCCCGCACCCGTACGTGGTCGGTCCGACGCGCGCGGGCCGGCCGGACACCCGCGACCACCGCGACGAGTTCGTGGTGGGGGTGCACGCGAAGAGCATGCGCGCCAATTGCGACGCGGTCGCCGTCGCGGAGCGGCTCGCGCGCACGGTGTCCACTTTGCCCGGTGCGCGGCTGGTGGTGCACGCCCACGACGACGAAGGCGGCCGAAGTGCCGCCGAAGACCTGCGAGAACGTGGCGTACCGGTCACGGTGCGGCCGCCGTTCTCCGACGACGAACTGTTCGGCTACCTCGAAGACCTCGACGTATCCGTGCTCCCGCACAAGTTCGGCACCCACTCGGGCTGGCTGGAAGCGTGCCACGACCTGGGCACGACCGTGCTGGCCCCGGACTGCGGGTTCTACCAGGAGCAGGCTCCGTGCCTGCTCTACCACCGCACCGAGACGGCGCTGGACCACGGGAGCCTGGACGACGCCCTGCGTCAGGCCTTCGCGCAACGGCCCCGGTGGCGTGCGGATCCCCGGCGAAGAGCGGCCGACCGGGTCGCCATCGCCGACGCACACGATCTCCTGTACCGCGCGGTGGCCCGCGCGCGCGAACCGGCGGCCGTGGTCCCGTGGTGA
- a CDS encoding glycosyltransferase, with protein sequence MAVPDSPASAEHAGPALSIGLVASARYPLREPFAGGLEAHTWQLATGLRKRGHDVTVFGGTGSDPALRVRAMPVLPALSAQARRDVSMPADYFIAEHHAYLGLMLDLGATGVCDVVHNNSLHYLPVAMASTLSAPVLTTLHTPPTPWLESAVRLRSPGHTRFAAVSAHTAQQWSSLVPAITVVRNGVELDQWVPGAGGGSPVWFGRLVPEKGPELAIHAARAAGTGLRLAGPRPDAEYFRREIEPLLGGDVEYLGHLSHRELVHLVGSARVAVVSPRWEEPYGLVVAEALACGTPVAGFARGALPEVLDAHCGVLAPPDDVPGLAAAIIRAASLDRGAARHRAETTCSVDRMVDEYVRLYRELSS encoded by the coding sequence GTGGCCGTCCCGGATTCGCCCGCATCCGCCGAGCACGCCGGTCCCGCGCTGTCGATCGGCTTGGTCGCCTCCGCGCGCTACCCGCTTCGGGAGCCCTTCGCCGGCGGGCTCGAGGCGCACACCTGGCAGCTGGCCACCGGGCTGCGCAAGCGCGGTCACGACGTCACGGTGTTCGGCGGGACCGGCTCCGATCCGGCGCTGCGGGTCCGGGCGATGCCGGTGCTGCCGGCCTTGTCGGCGCAGGCCCGGCGCGACGTCAGCATGCCCGCCGACTACTTCATCGCCGAACACCACGCGTACCTCGGCCTGATGCTCGACCTCGGCGCCACCGGAGTCTGCGACGTGGTGCACAACAATTCCCTCCACTACCTGCCCGTCGCCATGGCTTCGACGCTGAGCGCGCCGGTCCTGACCACGTTGCACACCCCGCCCACGCCGTGGCTGGAGTCCGCGGTTCGGCTGCGCTCCCCCGGGCACACGCGCTTCGCGGCCGTCAGCGCGCACACCGCTCAGCAGTGGTCGTCACTGGTGCCCGCGATCACGGTGGTGCGCAACGGAGTCGAGCTGGACCAGTGGGTGCCCGGCGCCGGCGGCGGATCCCCGGTGTGGTTCGGCCGGCTGGTACCCGAGAAGGGACCCGAACTGGCCATCCACGCCGCCCGCGCGGCCGGCACCGGGCTGCGGCTGGCCGGCCCCCGGCCGGACGCCGAGTACTTCCGGCGCGAAATCGAACCGCTGCTGGGCGGCGACGTCGAATACCTGGGCCACCTCTCCCACCGCGAGCTGGTTCACCTGGTCGGGTCGGCCCGGGTCGCCGTCGTATCGCCGCGTTGGGAAGAGCCTTACGGGCTCGTCGTCGCCGAAGCGCTGGCCTGCGGCACGCCGGTCGCCGGGTTCGCTCGCGGAGCTCTGCCCGAGGTCCTCGACGCGCACTGCGGAGTACTGGCGCCGCCCGACGACGTCCCCGGTCTCGCCGCGGCCATCATCCGGGCCGCTTCCTTGGACCGCGGCGCGGCGCGGCACCGCGCGGAGACCACCTGTTCGGTGGACCGCATGGTGGACGAGTACGTCCGGCTCTACCGGGAACTGTCGTCGTGA